A window from Candidatus Alcyoniella australis encodes these proteins:
- a CDS encoding TerB family tellurite resistance protein yields MGFIERLFGVKATEPGAAAARSSIQQQIESRLQGMPEQRARFLAAFAGLLGRVADADLEMSPEEMERIRQVLREHGGLDEPDADLVADVIHEQTKTLLGLENHIYTRVLRNNAAREQRFDVLRALFSVAAADDNISTIEDEEIRVIAKGLGLSHEEFVALRSEFAEKMSVLKQLPKR; encoded by the coding sequence ATGGGATTTATCGAGAGGCTTTTCGGAGTTAAGGCGACCGAGCCCGGCGCGGCTGCGGCGCGTTCGAGCATCCAACAACAGATCGAATCGCGGCTGCAGGGCATGCCCGAGCAGCGCGCGCGTTTTCTGGCGGCCTTCGCCGGGCTGCTGGGCCGCGTGGCTGACGCCGACCTGGAAATGTCGCCCGAGGAGATGGAGCGCATTCGTCAGGTATTGCGCGAGCACGGCGGACTGGACGAGCCCGACGCCGACTTGGTGGCCGACGTGATCCACGAACAGACCAAGACGCTGCTGGGCCTGGAGAACCACATCTACACCCGGGTTCTGCGCAACAACGCCGCACGTGAGCAGCGTTTCGACGTGCTGCGCGCGCTGTTCAGCGTGGCCGCGGCCGACGACAATATCTCGACGATCGAGGACGAGGAAATCCGTGTGATCGCCAAGGGCCTGGGCCTGAGTCACGAGGAGTTCGTGGCGCTGCGCAGCGAGTTCGCGGAAAAGATGTCGGTTTTAAAGCAGCTCCCCAAGCGCTGA